In Betta splendens chromosome 1, fBetSpl5.4, whole genome shotgun sequence, the genomic stretch TGGGTTTCAGGTCTGCAATCCAGAGCTTCCTGGCATTGTAGAAGATGCGGCCTCTTTTTATTCCCACTGTGCAGGGAGCTGAGTGGGAAAAAGCACAGTTAACTCTCACCTTTGCAATGTTGACAAACCTGTTTTTTCAATGAATTTGACTCACCTCTGCAGACTGGTTTGGACGACcagtttcctgtgttttgaCACTGCATCTCGGCCTCGCCTTCCATAACATAGTGCTCATTGCAGGCGTATTTGACCTTCTCTCTGTAGCCATGTTGCCTCATGACGGCAAAGGTGATGACGCCATTTGGCAAACCTGTTGGAATGGGGCAGCTCACCTCTGGGGAGATCAAACCAATTAACCAGGTCAACACGTTTTTCAGAACAACCAAAAGAAGCCTCCTCTTTAAAGCTGTCGCTGCAGTGGAACGTATCGGTGTCACCTCGGCACACCGGGGCTCCAGTCGTGCTTCCATCAGCCAGACAGGATCCCCTTTCATAACTGGGAGCTTTAGGTGGGTTACACTCATAGCTCCAGGTCTGTCCGTAAATAGTGGTGGTCCCAGTAAAGGTTCTGTCATGGACAACCCTCCCGTCGTTGGGCGGCTTGGGCAGAGGACAGGTCACAGCTGTGTGGAGAACATGACTTTAACAGTACAGCCTTACTTCCTGTACAGCGGATACTGGTGCACACTGGTACAGTCACTTCCTCCGATACCTTTGCAGAGAGGCGGAGGATTGCTCCAGGTGCCGTCGTGCAAGCATGTGCTCACGTTGGCTCCTTGCATCACGTacctgaggagcagaaggtTAGCCTGGCGTCAGATGTCACACTAACACATGGAAGAACAGGTAACGGCTGCAAAAGTGACTTTACCCAGCATCACACGTGAAGTTCAGCACACTCTTGAACGGAGCCTCTGTCCTTCCCAGGGCTAATGGCTGCAGGAGTCTCGGTATCGGGCACATCTTAGCTATAAGCATGTATGACAATATGATTTACACGTCTCATTGGTGAAACATGAGCGTATGAATCAGGATTGAACAGCAGTATACGAAGAAAACATATAATTAATAAGAGGCCCCCTATGTATTCATAACTCACGGGAACAGGCCAAGTTGGACCGTGTCCACTCCCCCGCGGCGGTGCATGTTATCCGCTGAGGGGTCGCTGTGGAAGGCGAGTACCCCTGTTCACACGCAAGGGTCACCTCTTCTGCCACCTCGTACACGCGCTTCAGAGCGGACGCGTCGACCCCGTCAGTCACAGGTGGGCGGCCACACACTGGTTATTGGAGGCACCATTGGAAACATATAAATAGAGAGCAAGAGTTGCAATGTTGCAGCTTATTGAGACTTTTAACAGCTTGGAATGCATGAGATGCTCAAACACAAGGAGATCCATTGCGTGTGTGCTTATTTTACCTTTCGTTGACGTTACAGTTGAGAATAAAGCCACTTGGCAGAAGAGTACAAAAGCCAAAGTTGGAGCCATCATCTTGGCAGTGAAGCCTTCTTTCAGTGGGGATGGAGTCAGCTCAAAGACCGCTGGGTAATCATCTCCCTGAAAGCCCGCGCCAATCACATGCCACTGGAAGCTCCTATTGATTAGGCTCAAAGGTCTGAGCTTCTGCATGTTTACCGGGAGTTGATCAATAACCTTGATTCTGTGCCAGAGCCCTCCTGGAATGATTGATATTCATGACTGATAAAAAGAAGAGATGCACAGAATACAAACACATTCAGCACTTGAATAACAGAGCTTAAAACATTTACCGTCACTGCTCTAGTTCATATAATGCAACAGAAAAAACACGTTAGGCTACAGTGTGTGCCCTCTGCCATAGGGCTTGGGGATTATAGGAGCAATCAGCATTCAAGCGATATACAGTAGTCCCATTTTTTCAAAGGATAAAGCCTCAGAGCCACAAAAATGAAATCTAACTGGGTCAAATGATTTGACATAGTGTGTGTCCTTCACAGGGGCGGATAAACGGCATTATGCAAAAGTCTCATTTCTTTGTTATATGTTGGTCTGAACAGAATATCTGGATTTGATTTCACATAAGATGGAGAGAATTTGTCGGGCCAACCTGCAGGTTGGTGACCCTTTGGGAACAAAAGTTGATTCAGTTATACAAGCAAGTCCAAATATTTGGCAAGGGCTGTGAAAAATCATTTCAAATGTGAAGCTTCCAGTTAAATAAAACACGAGCTGCTGAGATGTGAGTAGGAAATGATTCCATCATAGTCAAAAGGCGAtcaaacaaatacaacaaatgatCTTTAAGGACAATTTGTTAAACTAAATGAACCACATTATCAGAGACAAGCGCTGCAATCTTGATTGTAAACGTGCATTAATAATCTATGAGGCAATCAGCCTGTTTGtgcttaataaataataactgatTGCATACTGTGACATTGTGGCTGGAGGCATTAGCTAAGACGCTGTGTGATACATTTAATAGTTCAtagcatgaataaaaaaaaatcacaattttcttttatttctaaatGGTGGGAAACATTTACAACTGAAAATGGCACACAAAGCTAAAGTCACCCAGATAAGCTACTACAGAGCATGTTTACAATTTCGGCGCTTGAACGCGCAATGCGCACATTATCCGCAAGGTGGCGCCTCCACCctatattctttttttttttttttactttttttttttttttttttttttttttttttttttttttgttctgtccagcagttaagcaagcagcatatattacgctgaatgccatattgtgatggacagctttgctttaacaagaagagtatatatagaatatatatactcttcctgatttatggtttatttaatggtttatttagctaatccaaaatgtgtgtgatgttgctgtgttggtggacaggttaggtttctgctttagggtgtgtatgcgggagggtgggggggaggggggggtaaggggtgcaaccagctgctgaaaccaagcaaatctgttaagtaaacaatcggagcaaaaaaaaaaaataaaataaataaaataaataagaagcatggatgtaccttaggctaacacattcataactaaacaatttttgtgctgtggtttaccttggagattaatactaataccaataatagtgctaaggtatgtgcacatactaatacaaacatatacatacaatatacatacatatgtgcattattatacatatcccatactacttaataaaagtcatgacatacaacaccacaaattccatattcacacattgttcatgttggtagtgataagtatcaataatacttacagttggatttggaaagtgtcccactacaaggttagtaaggctgtagcttaacattattcacccaaagggtgaggcagacgttggtgcatgaacaatgccacttgtggaagccagggtgatgtgaggggctccaccactacgcccatccagcaagcagaggaaggaatcctagcagccagggagcacacacaccttcagttccaggagggcaggtgttgcgacccaagccgcccacacagagccccccaggcagagctgcagcagccacagagacagcacccgaggccagagtgggccaccgtgggtcaacgctgtccgccccatgagaaccaggggcaaaacactccccccggcgggagggtcggcctgaaagagtagagcccgaggacccacggtccgtagggagcccgccagaagatgcccccgcgcccagagtggggcccgcccccagtccaccacccccacacgggcggagcggggcctaccctatcggcccgacctcatcccctggcgctacagcggcctgcagcacaaggccagcaattggtggggtcagcagaaaagagaccacccaggcagacgatcatcgtaccccgggtgaaaaaccggaccccccacacttcaaccgcaccacacgcataccaactcacacaaacacagatgcacatgtgcaacacacatcatcacatcaacacacacacacaccatagactctctcacaacaaactagtcaatcatacgtgaaccaatgcactctcagatacattctcccacccacaccattcgcttgatcacattcgtggggagggtaggtctccggcctgccgtccatgtggccccaggcagggaccgcagctcctcccgagccccgaccgacccccccccaacccggaggaggcagagggcagcagaaaaaggcaccccagaaccctgcaacccagcttggacgtgagtgtgtggaactaaagtgcactgaaggtgggtgacacctccaggagcacaaccgctggctgacggtgtgtcccccggacagtgcccccccgcgccctaaatgtctttttgcagttaaaactgggtggtgatctctccatcagggccagtggccgaggccacaactggcctcagccccaagccccagtgaaagagcccacccccggccctaaatgtatgtgtatgtagctaagtatgaggaactttaggagatacccaattctccggggggtccagcagacagagccatcaatgggaagtctactggccctcccggaaggagcccccagattcctggacaagtgtgtatgactaatgcaattaaaactgcagagcatcccacttggaagggacggaaccacttcccagtagccctggtccctccatcagcaggacgccccttgcagacctaagtggatgaatgcggagaaatgtagttgggaagcagagctccagggtccgcagagccaggttcccgactggctctgctacctatcccaccaccccccacaacccccagccacgaagggacagccgagacccagggaccgcagtactactgcccaggcgccacacgcagcacagccagagccatcctcacccttctttcacacttacccattctctcgctcaagtatgcccatgctcgccccgtgtagtgtgacactcaaacccacacacatactctgcggttgtgcattgagggccagcttccgcccagggcccaatgaaggttctagcctgagtagtccgccaaccccccctgcaacaggcccgagcagttaccagagggcgtcggaccgctagggcaggcagcgccccacccgagcaggggcagcgccccaggggagagacacccctccgggcacaggcaggcacccccagagggagtcccccggacgcaggttacccaggtctccacccccaggtccgcccccgcacaccggcagggaggcccgcctccggctctccggagacaggcacacgccaaccctcaaaatggtcccaccccggcacagggccgccggtcccagcagccaccacacccccgccgcaggggacccctgcggccagccctgagtccaccaacccgttgtcccggttctttaggcaggcaggcaccaccaaccaccagtcacccccccaccactgtgccagacatgacgcagcacccgagccccacgcatccttacctggaaatggaatcaatcagagtatagttttggtcattgatttgatgaagcagacaatgtgtctagggtggtgtaatctaacaagctgttcaagtactgagtgataattaattttgtttttgtttccagtaCATGAGgatttctttgcgacacagagggcagaaaggagtgtgtgtgatgagtttgtctctagatcaagcccacttagatctcctagaagacaaagtgcaggggctgctgggattggacagcttaactgggttgacaggtgttcacatactctttgccaaaattgctgcacaggtgagcatgaccagaatgcatgtaggaatctatctgctgtgttatctgtacagtgagggcaaatatttgagtttgtgagacccatttggaacatcctttgtcctgtatagtgagttctatgaagaattttgtattgtattagttgtaaatttgtattttttgtcattctgaataaattagaacatatgttattccagaatgtgtaattagtggtgatattgagatcagcttcccatttagagatcggaaggctcactgtctggtctacattggaaattaagatatagattttggatactgtccttttccctgatatatcaataaatcgctctattactggtggtggttgcatgtggatggcagtattcttactttttgcattaagtattgactttagttgttggtattctaagaaattggcactagtgatttcatagtgagacactagttcttcaaaagaggtaaacttgtctcttgtgaaaacatgtttcagatgtgttatccctttgatatgccaagttggaaagtgtattgcctttttgttttgtatgatgtctggattgttccagagaggtgtgttttggcaaagagtaagcgaagacccattaattttaagaaactcccaccaggcttgcagagatgcttttatgctaatgttctggtaacaactatgatgtttgattttggtgctgataaagggcagatctgcaactttaatatttccacaaaatgtttgttcaatgtctatccaggaggagtctgctggcatggattttatccatttgtggacatggttcagtctattggcaagaaaatagtggtggaagttaggtagttctaggccgccgcagcgtctggatttttgaagagtttttaaactaattcgtggtggcttggttttccacaaaaactgtgagatgtaggagtctaatgtcttaaaccacgcctgggctggctgagttggaatcattgaaaatatgtaattaatttttggcaggatcatcatttttatggtggcaattcttcccataagtgaaatgggtaaggactgccatcttttgaggttggcttctatttgttttaatagtggattgtagtttagatcaataagctctgatagcctagacgacaattcaatgcccaagtatttaatgtttcctgaatggagtgtggtagaggagatgttagtcaccttaaggttaagtggtagcactatagatttggtccagttaatagagtactctgaaagtcctgagaattcatctatgaggctgatagttgtaggaagagacgtctgtggctcaaggagaaacagtaacacatcgtcagcatataaacttattttatgatttactgatttggtcgatattccagtaattccttcatgctgtcttattgctgcggctagaggttcaataaatattgcaaatagtgatggggacagtgggcagccctgtcttgtccctctatgcagattaaaccttggtgagatctggttgtttgttctgactgcagcgtttgctgagttgtataatatttggatccagtctatgaatgtttccccaatgccgaatttgtgcagagtggctaaaagaaatttccagtttactctatcgaaagctttttctgcatctaaggagacgatggctgtctctagtttatggatggtgacataatcaattaaattaattagtctgttcatattgtttgttgactgtctacctttaatgaagcctgtttgatcagagtgaattatatatggagtgattttttctagtcttctagcaagtgctttacacactatttttagatctacatttattagtgaaattggtctataactcgatgggagtgtagggtctttccctggtttttggagcaggcttatgaaggcagaattcatatttgtgggtaatgaatgttgttgtttaatttcagctaacattttgtaaaagctgggtgccagcatggaccagaactctttataaaattcagttgggaatccatctggtcctggagcttttttattgggcatctcctgcagagcttcatgtagttctgccaaagataacaatgagtctagagttgtagattgttcttcatttagctttggcagttctagtttattcagaaacgcctctatggctgaggtgggtggatctatttgggacgtatataactcttggtaaaagtttttaaaggtatcatttatttcatggggatcacgagtaatgttgcctaccttattagttattgaatggatgatttgtttctctttattattttttaattggttagctagaaatttaccacatttattagcatggtcaaaattctcccagcgtaattggtctatctgaaactgagttttgcaatcaattatattatttaatttcagctttagattctttaggtcttctaggacatcattggttggagaggctgcatatttaatctctagagattttattttttgctctaattctaattcaagtaacatgtccttttttttcttgtgtgatgaatatgaaataattctaccgcgcataactgccttcccagtctcccaaagaacacagggtgagatttccggtgtatcgttgatttctataaaggttttccattctctcctgacataactgatgaagtcttgatcattgagtaatgatgtattaaacctccaattcctggttgatggtgtggctgtcttaatcatcgaaatggacattggtgcatgatcactgattgtgatagagtgaatattggtgtcagagacatcttgtaagactgagttatttactaaaatataatctatacgggagtgagagtggtgaactggcgagaaaaaggtatattccctggatgtaggatgaagagaacgccatgtgtcacagagaccaaagtcatccatgtactgttttaaggtctgtactgattgccagttcctgttgctcacagctttgcttagcctgtccaactctgggttaaatactaaattaaagtcccctcctactataagtttggaaccagagtgagcagacagtgatgtgaagaagctgtgaaagaaagaggggtcgtcagcattagggccatacacattagctatgcaatattcaatgtttcctatcaagatattaatgattatatatctcccttctggatctacaatggtatcgttatgcgtaaagttaatcttttatttatcaggatggcgacccctctttgtttagaattgtaaccggctaagtaagcatgtgggaactctgctgatgccagagtgtaatttataattttgggaatatgagtttcctgtagtaaaacaatgtctgcttgtagggttttcaaatggttaaatattttaaatcgtttctccttcttattgattccacgtacattccaagtgacaatcttcagtggtgtcatatcttacctgactgctgtggatcactagtcttgtgtgtatgtagtgtgacagactttaggtgtgtggctaaccttaagtacctgtgtattctgagttgtgtgttatctatgtatgtgcacgtgattcccctgtgcagtagatgtttgtgtgtggctgctggagggctacatagctggctgactacgtggaagaagaatcgaggaaagaaggatgtacacagtgtggagtgaaagtaggtgaaggaaaaagagtaaagggaaggaaaattaaagtgaaaggaaagtgggtgattacgtatggtgagcgctttgcaaagtgagtgagtgagtgacattagaatgacaataaacatttatatgaaacatctgcgagagaacgagtttgaatactggatgtaaagttataacacatagttgcattacatctattgtttttttttaacaaaccttatacattaaaccattgtttttacataccacctgctagtacagccacggagttgcttcccggtcccggtagagctctccgttgacgtacagtttgtcgacgctgatgacggccctgcagccttctgccatgaacctcttacggatggggaacagtcggcggcggcggtcgaggatctccttggggaactggtcgttgacgctgtagtcggttcccttcagctgtctgccccggctcttaaccagttccttctgcttaaagtcatgaaacttggcaacgatgggtcgaggacgctggccatccggtcgtcttcctcctagtctatgcgaacggtggaacgccatcttgtcgacaacttccgctgggatcttcatctgttgtttaatgaagtttttaattgtggtttccgtgttttcctccgcctgttctggaatccccgagaacaccaggttgtccctcatgctgcgggcctgcagatcgatgataccttcttttatttttttattttcggccgctagctgagcgacatcctccgtcagggactgcaccgttcctttcagggcctcgttctcggtggcgagagaaatcacctgctgctggctaaattccagggagtcgcggagggccataaactctttgtggaggagttccactagcgccagacgtgcgtcgaaacttgttatttttttttcgatggactccaggatgtccgtgatgtttttgtccgccgagctagctccaggtgactcaggtgagtcagacggacgggaacgcttgtttggagccgtctcctttttccccattaccagacgctcgaagcactcgtcgatgtactcgaaactttcttcgatgttatccagaatggtagggtggttgattattttccgaaaaatgaggtagttatttatttaaattggcggatagtttgtcgcgctgttgtttactaccggtgtcgcgccgccttgttgaatttctcgtgctgttctcgcagagtctcgcgttctctcacagcatcgcgtctcctcACCccctgatttcctgctgtaccaCCCTATATTCTTGAAtcagggaccccccccccccccccccccccccccacacacacacacacacacacacagacagagcagcctgTTGCGTCACATCAACCGGCAAAGCAGCGTCAAGTTACTCGAAGACAAAGGCACCACAGGCCGGAAGTTACAGGTCTTTCAAATCTAA encodes the following:
- the LOC114847656 gene encoding beta-2-glycoprotein 1-like, translating into MQKLRPLSLINRSFQWHVIGAGFQGDDYPAVFELTPSPLKEGFTAKMMAPTLAFVLFCQVALFSTVTSTKVCGRPPVTDGVDASALKRVYEVAEEVTLACEQGYSPSTATPQRITCTAAGEWTRSNLACSPKMCPIPRLLQPLALGRTEAPFKSVLNFTCDAGYVMQGANVSTCLHDGTWSNPPPLCKAVTCPLPKPPNDGRVVHDRTFTGTTTIYGQTWSYECNPPKAPSYERGSCLADGSTTGAPVCREVSCPIPTGLPNGVITFAVMRQHGYREKVKYACNEHYVMEGEAEMQCQNTGNWSSKPVCRAPCTVGIKRGRIFYNARKLWIADLKPNRVLHGEPVVFYCLNKAERCGYPVASVCNDGSLPIPECFEEPSKMEYALKPKSLPSEIEMCAASPPASATRSPRPS